One Helianthus annuus cultivar XRQ/B chromosome 7, HanXRQr2.0-SUNRISE, whole genome shotgun sequence genomic region harbors:
- the LOC110867846 gene encoding pre-rRNA-processing protein TSR2 homolog isoform X2, translated as MAELTPEAVNLLSEGIALLLGRWYALQNEPEKAQQLTVNIYQWLIRPSEALYVDELEDLLDDFMLSFNTDIDDGSVEEIADSLMIMHKECLEGNFASIVRLRQPVPTFNQRIQEQGGQFGNKDLGLSDDFISDHGKVIIFISSKSSPADEEPNFCVICQMDFEDQERIRVLDCHHEYHVECISCE; from the exons ATGGCGGAACTCACACCCGAGGCTGTTAATCTGCTCAGTGAAGGTATCGCCTTGCTTCTTGGTAGATGGTATGCACTTCAGAACGAACCTGAGAAAGCCCAACAACTTACCGTTAATATCTATCAATGGCTAATCAGACCTTCTG AGGCATTATATGTTGACGAGTTGGAGGATTTACTTGAtgatttcatgctctcttttAATACGGATATTGATGATGGTAGCGTTGAGGAG ATAGCAGATAGCTTAATGATCATGCATAAAGAATGTTTGGAAGGTAACTTTGCCTCGATTGTACGACTCAGGCAACCTGTTCCTACTTTCAATCAACGCATACAG GAGCAAGGTGGACAGTTTGGCAACAAGGATTTAGGTTTGTCGGATGATTTTATTTCAGATCATGGAAAAGTAATAATCTTcatctcatccaaatcttcacctGCTGATGAAGAACCTAATTTCTGTGTAATTTGTCAG ATGGATTTTGAAGATCAAGAAAGAATCAGGGTGCTAGATTGTCACCACGAGTACCATGTAGAATGCATCA GTTGTGAATGA
- the LOC110867846 gene encoding probable E3 ubiquitin-protein ligase ZFP1 isoform X3, whose protein sequence is MAELTPEAVNLLSEGIALLLGRWYALQNEPEKAQQLTVNIYQWLIRPSEALYVDELEDLLDDFMLSFNTDIDDGSVEEEQGGQFGNKDLGLSDDFISDHGKVIIFISSKSSPADEEPNFCVICQMDFEDQERIRVLDCHHEYHVECISKWFNVKRTCPICKSIALY, encoded by the exons ATGGCGGAACTCACACCCGAGGCTGTTAATCTGCTCAGTGAAGGTATCGCCTTGCTTCTTGGTAGATGGTATGCACTTCAGAACGAACCTGAGAAAGCCCAACAACTTACCGTTAATATCTATCAATGGCTAATCAGACCTTCTG AGGCATTATATGTTGACGAGTTGGAGGATTTACTTGAtgatttcatgctctcttttAATACGGATATTGATGATGGTAGCGTTGAGGAG GAGCAAGGTGGACAGTTTGGCAACAAGGATTTAGGTTTGTCGGATGATTTTATTTCAGATCATGGAAAAGTAATAATCTTcatctcatccaaatcttcacctGCTGATGAAGAACCTAATTTCTGTGTAATTTGTCAG ATGGATTTTGAAGATCAAGAAAGAATCAGGGTGCTAGATTGTCACCACGAGTACCATGTAGAATGCATCAGTAAGTGGTTCAATGTGAAGAGGACTTGCCCGATTTGCAAATCCATAGCACTTTACTAA
- the LOC110867846 gene encoding pre-rRNA-processing protein TSR2 homolog isoform X1 — MAELTPEAVNLLSEGIALLLGRWYALQNEPEKAQQLTVNIYQWLIRPSEALYVDELEDLLDDFMLSFNTDIDDGSVEEIADSLMIMHKECLEGNFASIVRLRQPVPTFNQRIQEQGGQFGNKDLGLSDDFISDHGKVIIFISSKSSPADEEPNFCVICQMDFEDQERIRVLDCHHEYHVECISKWFNVKRTCPICKSIALY; from the exons ATGGCGGAACTCACACCCGAGGCTGTTAATCTGCTCAGTGAAGGTATCGCCTTGCTTCTTGGTAGATGGTATGCACTTCAGAACGAACCTGAGAAAGCCCAACAACTTACCGTTAATATCTATCAATGGCTAATCAGACCTTCTG AGGCATTATATGTTGACGAGTTGGAGGATTTACTTGAtgatttcatgctctcttttAATACGGATATTGATGATGGTAGCGTTGAGGAG ATAGCAGATAGCTTAATGATCATGCATAAAGAATGTTTGGAAGGTAACTTTGCCTCGATTGTACGACTCAGGCAACCTGTTCCTACTTTCAATCAACGCATACAG GAGCAAGGTGGACAGTTTGGCAACAAGGATTTAGGTTTGTCGGATGATTTTATTTCAGATCATGGAAAAGTAATAATCTTcatctcatccaaatcttcacctGCTGATGAAGAACCTAATTTCTGTGTAATTTGTCAG ATGGATTTTGAAGATCAAGAAAGAATCAGGGTGCTAGATTGTCACCACGAGTACCATGTAGAATGCATCAGTAAGTGGTTCAATGTGAAGAGGACTTGCCCGATTTGCAAATCCATAGCACTTTACTAA